A window from Hemibagrus wyckioides isolate EC202008001 linkage group LG19, SWU_Hwy_1.0, whole genome shotgun sequence encodes these proteins:
- the adipor2 gene encoding adiponectin receptor protein 2 isoform X1 encodes MSPCSSESECTRNGTTASRRTVHHEPDEKTEAEEERSSDEGFMGMTPLLQAHHAMEKMEEFVHKMWEGRWRVIPHDVLPDWLKDNDFLLHGHRPPMPSFRACFKSIFRIHTETGNIWTHLLGCLFFLCLGIVYMFRPNMSFVAPFQEKIVIGAFFLGAILCLSFSWLFHTVYCHSEGVSRIFSKLDYSGIAFLIMGSFVPWLYYSFYCSPQPCVVYLIVVCILGLAAITVSQCDFFATPQYRGVRAGVFVGLGLSGVVPTLHFVISEGFLRATTIGQMGWLFLMAALYITGACLYAARIPERFFPGKCDIWFHSHQLFHILVVAGAFVHFHGVSNLQELRYTVGAGCTADGAL; translated from the exons ACTACAGCCAGTAGAAGAACAGTACACCATGAACCAGACGAGAAGACGGAggcagaggaggagaggagctCGGATGAAGGCTTCATGGGGATGACGCCGCTGCTGCAAGCTCACCATGCTATGGAAAAGATGGAGGAGTTTGTCCATAAG ATGTGGGAGGGACGGTGGCGTGTCATCCCTCACGACGTACTGCCCGATTGGCTAAAGGACAATGACTTTCTCCTGCATGGACACAGGCCACCGATGCCGTCCTTCAGAGCGTGCTTCAAGAGCATCTTCAGAATCCACACAGAGACAGGCAACATCTGGACTCACCTTCTCG gttGCCTGTTCTTCTTGTGTCTGGGGATCGTGTACATGTTCAGGCCCAACATGTCGTTCGTGGCACCGTTTCAGGAGAAGATTGTGATTGGAGCGTTCTTCTTGGGCGCCATCCTCTGCCTGTCCTTCTCCTGGCTCTTCCACACAGTCTACTGCCATTCAGAGGGCGTCTCTCGGATATTCTCAAA GTTGGACTACTCGGGCATCGCCTTCCTGATCATGGGTAGTTTTGTGCCGTGGCTTTACTACTCCTTCTACTGCTCCCCTCAGCCCTGTGTTGTTTACCTGATCGTGGTGTGTATCCTGGGCCTTGCTGCCATCACCGTCTCCCAGTGCGACTTCTTCGCCACGCCGCAGTACAGAGGAGTGAGAGCTG gtgtgtttGTGGGCCTGGGCCTGAGTGGAGTTGTCCCCACGTTGCACTTCGTAATCTCAGAGGGCTTCCTCAGGGCCACCACTATAGGACAGATGGGCTGGCTCTTCCTCATGGCTGCCCTGTACATCACTGGAGCCTGCCTTTATGCCGCGCGCATCCCTGAGAGATTCTTCCCCGGCAAATGTGACATctgg TTCCACTCACACCAGCTGTTCCACATCTTGGTGGTTGCGGGAGCGTTCGTGCACTTCCACGGCGTGTCCAACCTGCAGGAGCTCCGCTACACGGTGGGAGCCGGCTGTACCGCCGACGGCGCCCTGTGA
- the adipor2 gene encoding adiponectin receptor protein 2 isoform X2, with protein sequence MGMTPLLQAHHAMEKMEEFVHKMWEGRWRVIPHDVLPDWLKDNDFLLHGHRPPMPSFRACFKSIFRIHTETGNIWTHLLGCLFFLCLGIVYMFRPNMSFVAPFQEKIVIGAFFLGAILCLSFSWLFHTVYCHSEGVSRIFSKLDYSGIAFLIMGSFVPWLYYSFYCSPQPCVVYLIVVCILGLAAITVSQCDFFATPQYRGVRAGVFVGLGLSGVVPTLHFVISEGFLRATTIGQMGWLFLMAALYITGACLYAARIPERFFPGKCDIWFHSHQLFHILVVAGAFVHFHGVSNLQELRYTVGAGCTADGAL encoded by the exons ATGGGGATGACGCCGCTGCTGCAAGCTCACCATGCTATGGAAAAGATGGAGGAGTTTGTCCATAAG ATGTGGGAGGGACGGTGGCGTGTCATCCCTCACGACGTACTGCCCGATTGGCTAAAGGACAATGACTTTCTCCTGCATGGACACAGGCCACCGATGCCGTCCTTCAGAGCGTGCTTCAAGAGCATCTTCAGAATCCACACAGAGACAGGCAACATCTGGACTCACCTTCTCG gttGCCTGTTCTTCTTGTGTCTGGGGATCGTGTACATGTTCAGGCCCAACATGTCGTTCGTGGCACCGTTTCAGGAGAAGATTGTGATTGGAGCGTTCTTCTTGGGCGCCATCCTCTGCCTGTCCTTCTCCTGGCTCTTCCACACAGTCTACTGCCATTCAGAGGGCGTCTCTCGGATATTCTCAAA GTTGGACTACTCGGGCATCGCCTTCCTGATCATGGGTAGTTTTGTGCCGTGGCTTTACTACTCCTTCTACTGCTCCCCTCAGCCCTGTGTTGTTTACCTGATCGTGGTGTGTATCCTGGGCCTTGCTGCCATCACCGTCTCCCAGTGCGACTTCTTCGCCACGCCGCAGTACAGAGGAGTGAGAGCTG gtgtgtttGTGGGCCTGGGCCTGAGTGGAGTTGTCCCCACGTTGCACTTCGTAATCTCAGAGGGCTTCCTCAGGGCCACCACTATAGGACAGATGGGCTGGCTCTTCCTCATGGCTGCCCTGTACATCACTGGAGCCTGCCTTTATGCCGCGCGCATCCCTGAGAGATTCTTCCCCGGCAAATGTGACATctgg TTCCACTCACACCAGCTGTTCCACATCTTGGTGGTTGCGGGAGCGTTCGTGCACTTCCACGGCGTGTCCAACCTGCAGGAGCTCCGCTACACGGTGGGAGCCGGCTGTACCGCCGACGGCGCCCTGTGA
- the cdc123 gene encoding cell division cycle protein 123 homolog, producing MKKEQVANCQFSLWYPLFKKHTIKSLILPLPQNVIEYLLDDGTLVVSGSSDNNNQSSQNNNSGSEDEDDVQWSDDETTTVVTAPEFPEFSCEVQEAINSLGGRVFPKLNWSAPRDANWIALNSSLQCQSLSDIFLLFKSSDFITHDLTQPFLQCNDDSPDPVINYELVVRKWSELIPGGEFRCFVKENKLIGISQRDYTQHYQHISKQEESISSSIQQFFREHVQHQFLNEDFVLDVYRDSMGRVWLIDFNPFGEVTDSLLFTWEELTSGTNLSLQDGPAFRYTTSDVTVQPSPCLSYRIPRDFMDLSTGEDAYKLIDFLKLKKGQQDDEEDDDDDDDEEPHMASV from the exons ATGAAGAAAGAGCAAGTTGCTAATTGTCAGTTTTCGCTTTGGTATCCTTTATTTAAGAAACATACGATTAAAAG CTTGATTCTTCCTCTGCCTCAGAATGTAATCGAGTACCTTTTGGATGACGGGACGTTAGTGGTTTCTGGAAG CAGCGACAACAACAATCAGTCTTCACAGAACAACAACAGCGGCTCAGAGGATGAGGACGATGTTCAG tggTCTGATGATGAGACAACGACAGTCGTCACG GCTCCAGAATTCCCAGAATTCAGCTGTGAAGTTCAGGAAGCGATAAACTCCCTGGGCGGACGCGTCTTCCCTAAACTGAACTGGAGTGCTCCACGG gatgctAACTGGATCGCCCTGAACAGCTCACTGCAGTGTCAGAGTCTCAGTGACATCTTCCTTCTGTTTAAGAGCTCAGACTTCATCACACATGATCTCACACAGCC GTTCCTTCAGTGCAACGACGACTCTCCAGACCCTGTGATAAACTATgag CTGGTGGTGAGGAAATGGAGTGAGCTCATTCCTGGAGGAGAATTCCGCTGCTTTGTGAAGGAGAACAAGCTGATCG GAATCTCTCAGAGAGACTACACGCAGCATTACCAACACATCTCCAAACAGGAAGAGAGCATCTCCTCGTCTATTCAGCAGTTCTTCAGAGAACACGTTCAGCACCAGTTCCTCAACGAAGACT TTGTCTTGGATGTGTACAGAGACAGCATG GGTCGCGTCTGGCTGATCGACTTCAATCCGTTCGGTGAGGTTACAGACTCTCTGCTCTTCACATGGGAGGAGTTAACATCAGGAACCAATCTTTCATTACAG GACGGTCCTGCGTTCCGTTACACCACCAGCGACGTGACCGTCCAGCCGAGTCCGTGTTTATCTTATCGAATCCCCAGAGACTTCATGGACCTGTCCACTGGAGAGGACGCGTACAAGCTGATCGATTTCCTCAAACTG AAAAAAGGTCAacaggatgatgaggaggacgatgatgatgatgatgatgaagagccTCACATGGCCAGTGTGTGA
- the nudt5 gene encoding ADP-sugar pyrophosphatase, translating into MSCPEKNCTKPHIVKEEVVATGQWVQLEKTTYVDPSGNTRIWETVKRTTRPTNTVVDGVGIIAILKRTLHKDCVVLVKQFRPPMGCYTLEFPAGLIDQNENAETAALRELKEETGYKGEVVGVTPVTCLDPGLSNGSTHIVMVNINGDDLENISPTQQLGKIPV; encoded by the exons ATGAGCTGTCCGGAGAAAAACTGCACAAAGCCTCATATAGTCAAAGAAGAG GTTGTAGCGACTGGACAGTGGGTTCAGCTTGAGAAGACCACCTATGTGGATCCGTCTGGAAACACCAG AATATGGGAGACGGTGAAGAGAACAACGAGACCAACCAACACTGTTGTAGATG GTGTGGGGATCATCGCCATCCTGAAGAGAACTCTGCATAAGgactgtgtggtgttggtgaAACAGTTCAGGCCGCCGATGGGATGCTACACTCTGGAGTTTCCTGCAG gtctGATTGACCAGAACGAGAACGCTGAGACGGCCGCACTGAGAGAGCTGAAGGAGGAGACGGGCTACAAGGGAGAGGTGGTGGGAGTCACACCAG TCACATGCCTCGATCCTGGTCTGTCTAACGGCAGCACACACATCGTGATGGTCAACATTAATGGGGATGATCTCGAAAATATCAGCCCCACTCAGCAGCTCGGTAAGATTCCAGTGTAG